One genomic region from Burkholderia latens encodes:
- a CDS encoding glycosyltransferase family 2 protein — MPLDPPLSFPADGLSVSIVVYRPDRPQLEHTLASLGAACDEVRIARPGLPITLYLIDNGGLGALPETIESLRAAGIACEIVSGHGNVGYGRGHNLAIERAAGRFHLILNPDIDLDRTALSAGLAFFDAHPELGLVSPWIGDDQGGQQYLCRRYPSLADLVVRGFAPASVRRRFAHRLARYELRDQSNARDVLWDPPIISGCFMLFRTETLKQLRGFDPRYFLYFEDYDLSLRTHDVARVAYVPSVRVIHHGGGASRKGFAHIRMFAASAFKFYNRFGWRLW; from the coding sequence ATGCCCCTCGATCCCCCGCTATCATTTCCTGCCGACGGCCTGTCGGTCTCGATTGTTGTCTACCGGCCGGATCGCCCGCAGCTCGAACACACGTTGGCCAGCCTCGGTGCAGCTTGCGACGAAGTGCGCATCGCTCGTCCGGGCTTGCCGATCACTCTGTATCTGATCGACAACGGTGGATTGGGCGCTTTGCCAGAAACTATCGAGTCACTCCGTGCGGCGGGCATAGCTTGCGAGATCGTGTCAGGCCACGGGAACGTCGGCTACGGCCGAGGTCATAACCTCGCGATCGAACGTGCGGCGGGGCGATTCCACCTGATACTGAATCCCGACATCGACCTCGACCGGACCGCGCTGTCGGCCGGGCTCGCATTCTTCGACGCGCACCCCGAGTTGGGGCTCGTCTCGCCCTGGATCGGTGACGACCAAGGCGGACAGCAGTATCTCTGCCGCCGTTATCCGTCGCTGGCTGATCTTGTCGTGCGGGGCTTCGCACCCGCAAGCGTCCGGCGGCGGTTCGCGCATCGTCTTGCACGGTATGAACTCCGGGATCAGAGCAATGCGCGGGATGTCCTTTGGGACCCGCCGATCATCAGCGGTTGCTTCATGCTGTTCCGGACCGAAACGCTGAAGCAACTGCGTGGGTTCGATCCGCGGTATTTCCTCTACTTCGAGGACTACGACCTCAGCCTGCGCACGCATGACGTCGCACGCGTCGCCTATGTTCCGTCGGTCCGCGTGATCCACCACGGCGGCGGCGCGTCCCGCAAGGGCTTCGCGCACATCCGCATGTTCGCGGCGTCGGCCTTCAAGTTCTACAACCGTTTCGGCTGGAGGTTGTGGTGA
- a CDS encoding MraY family glycosyltransferase, protein MHLPISTWPEAAVVALAAAIASTAILCVLLATGLAWRLATDIPNDRSLHTLPTPRVGGWGIVPVCVVALLALAPDLWLIAAAAAGLAAVSQIDDRRGLPARVRFSAHLAAVAALIAVFPADAPWWLLFAIGFVMVWLTNLYNFMDGADGLAGGMALFGFGAYAIAALTGPTPSPNLAVAGSAVAGAAFGFLLLNFHPARLFLGDAGSIPLGFLAGALGYWGWSGGVWPIWFPALVFAPFIADASVTLLRRLLRGEKFWQAHREHYYQRMVRAGVGHRRTALYWYLIMLAGIIVAMWAKGRPELQQWLSFFAWYGVLACIGLVIDMRWRRFRPTAENNS, encoded by the coding sequence ATGCATCTCCCGATATCCACGTGGCCCGAAGCGGCCGTGGTGGCGCTAGCCGCTGCGATCGCGTCGACAGCCATCCTGTGCGTGCTGCTGGCGACCGGCCTTGCGTGGCGCCTTGCCACCGATATTCCGAACGACCGTTCGCTCCACACGCTGCCGACGCCGCGCGTCGGCGGATGGGGCATCGTACCGGTTTGCGTCGTCGCGCTGCTCGCGCTGGCGCCCGACTTGTGGCTGATCGCTGCCGCCGCCGCAGGGCTTGCCGCGGTGTCCCAGATCGACGATCGGCGCGGGCTGCCGGCCCGCGTCCGGTTCTCGGCGCATCTCGCCGCGGTCGCCGCGCTGATCGCAGTGTTTCCGGCCGACGCACCGTGGTGGCTGCTGTTCGCCATCGGCTTCGTGATGGTCTGGCTGACGAACCTGTACAACTTCATGGACGGCGCCGACGGCCTCGCGGGCGGCATGGCGCTGTTCGGCTTCGGTGCGTATGCGATCGCGGCGCTGACCGGCCCGACGCCGTCGCCGAACCTAGCCGTGGCCGGCTCGGCTGTCGCCGGCGCCGCGTTCGGGTTCCTGCTGCTGAATTTCCACCCGGCTCGGCTGTTTCTCGGCGACGCCGGCTCGATTCCGCTCGGATTCCTGGCCGGGGCGCTTGGCTACTGGGGCTGGAGCGGCGGAGTGTGGCCGATCTGGTTTCCGGCGCTCGTGTTCGCCCCTTTTATTGCCGACGCATCTGTAACACTTTTGAGACGTCTGTTACGCGGCGAAAAGTTTTGGCAAGCGCATCGGGAGCATTATTATCAACGGATGGTCCGGGCGGGCGTGGGTCACCGCCGGACTGCTCTTTATTGGTACCTCATCATGCTCGCAGGCATAATCGTCGCCATGTGGGCAAAGGGCCGGCCGGAACTGCAGCAATGGCTGTCGTTCTTCGCGTGGTACGGCGTCCTGGCATGTATCGGATTGGTAATCGACATGCGTTGGCGCCGGTTTCGGCCGACCGCCGAAAATAACTCTTGA
- the gmd gene encoding GDP-mannose 4,6-dehydratase: MTVAIVTGITGQDGAYLAQLLLEKGYTVYGTYRRTSSVNFWRIEEIGIVGHPDLHLVEYDLTDLGSSIRLLQTTQATEVYNLAAQSFVGVSFDQPSTTAQITGLGALNLLEAIRIVNPKIRFYQASTSEMFGKVQAVPQVESTPFYPRSPYGVAKLYAHWMTVNYRESYDIFGCSGILFNHESPLRGKEFVTRKITDSLAKIRLNKLDVLELGNLDAKRDWGYAKEYVEGMWRMLQAARPDTYVLATNRTETVRDFVSMAAQAAGFELAWEGSGEKEVGIDSRSGKAIVRISPKFYRPAEVDLLIGNPAKAQKELGWAPQTTLEQLCQMMVEADIRRNEAGVSF; this comes from the coding sequence ATGACAGTCGCGATCGTTACCGGCATTACAGGTCAGGATGGGGCTTACCTCGCACAGCTTCTCCTCGAGAAAGGCTATACCGTGTACGGCACCTATCGCCGTACCAGTTCAGTGAATTTCTGGCGAATCGAGGAGATCGGCATCGTCGGTCATCCTGATCTTCACCTCGTGGAATACGATTTGACTGATTTGGGATCCAGCATCCGTCTTCTTCAAACTACGCAAGCGACGGAAGTTTACAACCTCGCGGCGCAGAGTTTCGTCGGCGTGTCGTTCGATCAGCCTTCCACAACCGCCCAGATCACTGGTCTTGGCGCACTAAATTTGCTCGAGGCTATTCGGATCGTCAACCCTAAGATTCGCTTCTACCAAGCAAGCACTTCAGAAATGTTCGGGAAGGTCCAGGCCGTTCCCCAAGTAGAAAGTACGCCTTTCTACCCGCGCAGCCCGTACGGTGTCGCCAAGCTTTACGCGCACTGGATGACGGTCAACTATCGTGAAAGCTACGACATCTTTGGGTGCAGCGGTATTCTGTTTAATCACGAGTCACCGCTGCGTGGCAAAGAGTTCGTCACGCGCAAAATCACGGACAGCCTGGCAAAGATCCGCCTGAACAAACTCGACGTGCTGGAACTCGGGAACCTGGACGCCAAACGCGACTGGGGGTATGCGAAGGAATACGTCGAAGGGATGTGGCGCATGCTTCAGGCTGCCCGCCCCGATACCTATGTGCTTGCCACGAACCGAACCGAGACCGTTCGAGATTTCGTGTCCATGGCTGCGCAAGCCGCCGGCTTCGAACTCGCCTGGGAAGGCAGCGGTGAAAAGGAAGTCGGAATCGATAGCCGGTCCGGCAAAGCCATCGTAAGGATCAGCCCGAAGTTTTATCGCCCTGCGGAGGTCGATCTGCTGATTGGCAACCCGGCCAAAGCACAGAAGGAACTCGGGTGGGCACCGCAAACCACGCTTGAGCAGCTGTGTCAGATGATGGTCGAGGCGGATATTCGCCGAAACGAAGCCGGCGTCTCGTTCTGA
- a CDS encoding UDP-glucose 4-epimerase family protein, with the protein MTRLVVTGANGFVGRAVCRRALEAGHTVTALVRRPGGTIDGVLEWVHDGADFDGLDEGWPTDLVADCVIHLAARVHVMRDESPDPDAAFDATNVAGTLRLAKAARQHGVRRIVYASSIKAVGESDGGIPLSEVVSPDPHDAYGRSKLRAERELAQFGASNGLDVVVVRPPLVYGPGVRANFLRMMDAVARGMPLPLGSIAARRSIVYVDNLADALLQCAIDPRAAGECFHVADDDAPSVTGLLRLVGDALGKPARLIAVPPAVLRAIGALSGRREAIDRLTGGLQLDTSRITRVLGWHPRYTTRQGLEATAAWYRSRDTQQ; encoded by the coding sequence GTGACCCGTCTCGTCGTTACCGGTGCAAACGGTTTTGTCGGCCGCGCAGTATGCCGTCGCGCGCTGGAGGCCGGGCATACCGTCACCGCCTTGGTGAGGCGTCCGGGCGGAACCATCGACGGCGTGCTTGAATGGGTGCACGACGGAGCCGATTTCGACGGCCTCGACGAAGGATGGCCGACGGATCTTGTAGCCGATTGCGTGATTCACCTCGCGGCCCGTGTGCACGTGATGCGCGACGAGTCGCCGGATCCCGACGCTGCGTTCGACGCGACCAACGTCGCCGGTACCTTGCGTCTCGCTAAAGCTGCGCGCCAGCATGGCGTGCGCCGCATCGTCTACGCAAGCAGCATCAAGGCCGTCGGTGAGAGCGACGGCGGCATACCGTTGTCGGAAGTGGTAAGCCCCGACCCGCATGACGCCTACGGCCGCTCGAAACTGCGGGCGGAACGCGAGCTCGCCCAATTCGGTGCGTCAAACGGGCTCGACGTCGTGGTCGTTCGACCGCCGCTGGTCTACGGTCCCGGCGTACGCGCCAACTTCTTGCGCATGATGGACGCTGTTGCGCGAGGGATGCCGCTGCCGCTCGGCTCCATCGCGGCACGTCGCAGCATCGTCTACGTCGACAACTTGGCCGACGCGCTGCTGCAATGCGCGATCGATCCGCGCGCGGCCGGCGAATGCTTCCACGTTGCGGACGACGATGCGCCGTCCGTCACGGGCCTGTTACGGCTGGTCGGCGACGCACTCGGCAAGCCGGCCCGCCTCATCGCCGTCCCACCTGCCGTGCTGCGCGCCATCGGCGCGCTGAGCGGTCGCCGCGAAGCGATCGACCGCCTGACCGGCGGCCTCCAGCTCGATACGAGCCGGATCACGCGCGTGCTGGGCTGGCATCCACGTTATACGACCCGGCAAGGCCTCGAAGCGACCGCCGCATGGTATCGTTCGCGCGATACACAACAATAG
- a CDS encoding NAD-dependent epimerase/dehydratase family protein yields the protein MAKVFVTGLDGFTGRYLATELAQSGHDVCGIVRAERDNVPGRAHVCDLLDRENLTQILALEKPDAVVHLAAIAFVQHGTAGDIYQANVVGTRNLLDALERSGCQPKSVLLASSANVYGNCDQESIDEQTPPAPVNDYAISKLAMELVARMWADKLPIVIARPFNYTGVGQDNRFLLPKIVGHFRDKAKRIELGNLHVVRDFSDVRTVVAVYRRLIEGTFAGRTFNVCSGVGHSLQDILAIARELTGHDPEICVNPQFVRANEVHKLIGNCDELIRSLGPIDSIPLRDTLKWMLT from the coding sequence ATGGCAAAGGTCTTCGTAACTGGGCTGGATGGGTTTACCGGTCGCTACCTGGCGACCGAATTGGCCCAATCCGGCCATGACGTTTGCGGGATCGTTCGCGCGGAAAGAGATAATGTTCCAGGGCGAGCGCATGTCTGCGATCTTCTCGATCGTGAAAATCTGACGCAAATACTGGCATTGGAAAAACCCGATGCGGTCGTGCACCTCGCTGCGATCGCGTTTGTGCAACACGGCACTGCCGGGGACATTTATCAGGCCAACGTCGTCGGTACCCGAAATCTTCTTGACGCACTAGAGCGTTCGGGATGTCAGCCGAAGTCAGTGCTACTCGCGAGCAGCGCCAACGTATACGGCAATTGCGATCAGGAAAGCATCGACGAGCAGACTCCCCCGGCTCCGGTCAACGACTACGCGATCAGCAAGCTCGCGATGGAACTAGTCGCCCGGATGTGGGCAGACAAACTCCCGATCGTTATCGCGAGGCCGTTCAACTATACCGGCGTCGGGCAAGACAACCGGTTTCTTCTGCCCAAAATCGTCGGCCATTTTCGCGACAAGGCAAAACGCATCGAGCTCGGCAATCTCCACGTTGTGCGCGACTTCTCGGACGTTCGCACGGTAGTGGCCGTGTATCGTCGGTTGATCGAAGGCACTTTCGCGGGGAGAACATTCAACGTTTGCTCTGGAGTTGGACATTCGCTGCAGGATATCCTGGCGATCGCGCGTGAACTGACCGGCCACGATCCGGAGATATGTGTGAATCCGCAATTCGTCCGCGCGAACGAAGTTCATAAGCTGATTGGGAATTGCGACGAGCTTATACGCTCACTCGGCCCCATCGACTCCATTCCACTGCGGGATACGTTGAAATGGATGCTGACTTAG
- a CDS encoding protease pro-enzyme activation domain-containing protein — MKAEHIARGMSAALMVLALSGCGGDDSPTAAVTATAQAGKLSALRATGNVVSAAPMSATAPVHVALVLKLNDEAGLNRFVQDARTPGSPNFGAVLTSAQIAAQYAPTTGQVAAVKTYLASKGFTNIKAADNNMIVEADAPAGVVSGVFQTTLVPVAMADGTSTHINTAPETVPDAINGVVKGVLGLDTATRLRPNFVRASRAAAAPTANASPTTSAVTVGHGPTQFPAIYSVGSTPTAANTTVGLIAVGDVTQPVIDLATFESNNQLPAVPVSVIHAGSSGTDTSANLEWSLDSQTIVGMSGGLKQLNFYVARSFAWSDIAVAINRAVSDNTARVINMSIGGCENWAPTASMDTLFQLAVAQGQTFSVSSGDSGSVAYGCTGTSVQYPATSPYVVAVGGTTLYTNGNGSYAGETAWDGSGGGISGIEPIPSWQSNVPALRGRAFRGMPDIAFDADPNSGAVVVVGGQLELVGGTSLSAPLFAATWARMLSGACATNPGFAAPLLYSAQATVPSAFRDVTNGSNGAYSAGTGWDFVTGWGTPNISVLYSAICGPTTPIYGGVINAGTVLRPGQIVYSGSKSHQLAMQNDGNLVLYNTTNGAPAWNSGTSGNAGAYAVFQTDGNFVVYGPSGNALWNSATSSTSFGQYLVVQDDGNMVVYASSVPVFATSTAASVYTNSSSGPAVWKGGVALGSGQSFTSGNGANVLVMQGDGNLVLLRQGVARWSSGTYSHPGAFAVMQADGNLVVYSSTGVPLWYSGTRGYPGAATYVQDDGNVVIYTQMPRWSSNTAGI, encoded by the coding sequence ATGAAAGCGGAACATATTGCAAGGGGAATGAGCGCGGCACTCATGGTGCTCGCGCTATCGGGGTGTGGCGGCGACGACAGTCCGACGGCGGCCGTAACCGCTACCGCGCAGGCCGGCAAACTGTCGGCGTTGCGAGCCACGGGCAACGTCGTGAGCGCGGCGCCGATGAGCGCAACGGCGCCGGTGCATGTCGCGCTCGTGCTCAAGCTGAACGACGAAGCGGGGCTGAATCGCTTCGTGCAGGACGCGCGAACGCCCGGCAGCCCCAACTTCGGCGCCGTGCTGACCTCGGCGCAAATTGCCGCGCAGTACGCACCCACCACCGGCCAGGTCGCCGCCGTGAAGACTTATTTGGCAAGTAAGGGCTTCACGAACATCAAGGCCGCCGACAACAACATGATCGTGGAAGCCGATGCCCCGGCCGGCGTGGTATCCGGTGTATTCCAGACGACGCTCGTACCGGTCGCGATGGCGGACGGCACCAGCACGCACATCAATACGGCCCCGGAGACGGTGCCTGATGCGATCAACGGGGTCGTCAAGGGTGTTCTCGGGCTCGATACCGCAACCCGCCTGCGTCCGAATTTCGTGCGCGCCTCCCGTGCCGCTGCCGCGCCGACGGCAAACGCGTCGCCGACGACCTCCGCGGTCACGGTCGGGCACGGTCCGACGCAGTTTCCGGCCATCTATTCCGTCGGCAGCACGCCGACAGCCGCCAACACCACGGTCGGCCTCATTGCCGTGGGAGACGTGACGCAGCCAGTCATCGACTTGGCGACGTTCGAAAGCAACAACCAGTTACCCGCAGTGCCCGTTTCGGTGATTCATGCCGGGTCGTCAGGCACGGACACAAGTGCGAACCTCGAATGGTCGCTCGATAGCCAGACTATCGTCGGGATGTCCGGCGGTCTCAAGCAGCTCAATTTCTACGTTGCACGATCGTTTGCCTGGAGCGATATCGCCGTTGCAATCAACCGTGCCGTGAGCGACAACACCGCCCGGGTCATCAACATGTCGATCGGCGGTTGCGAGAACTGGGCGCCGACAGCGTCCATGGACACGCTATTCCAGCTCGCCGTCGCGCAAGGGCAGACTTTCTCGGTCAGTTCCGGGGATTCAGGTAGCGTGGCATACGGCTGCACCGGGACGTCCGTGCAATATCCGGCGACATCCCCATATGTCGTGGCAGTGGGCGGTACGACGCTCTATACGAACGGGAACGGCAGCTACGCGGGTGAGACGGCCTGGGACGGCAGCGGCGGCGGCATCAGCGGTATCGAGCCGATTCCGTCGTGGCAGTCGAATGTTCCGGCGCTCAGGGGCCGCGCTTTCCGCGGTATGCCCGACATCGCCTTCGACGCCGATCCGAACAGCGGCGCGGTAGTCGTCGTCGGCGGACAACTCGAGCTCGTGGGCGGTACAAGCCTGTCCGCACCGCTGTTTGCGGCGACCTGGGCGCGCATGCTGTCCGGTGCTTGCGCGACGAATCCCGGTTTCGCGGCGCCGTTGCTGTACAGCGCTCAAGCCACGGTTCCGTCGGCCTTTCGCGATGTCACCAATGGATCGAACGGCGCATACAGTGCGGGTACTGGCTGGGATTTCGTGACCGGCTGGGGCACACCCAACATCAGCGTTCTGTATTCCGCGATATGCGGGCCGACGACTCCGATCTACGGCGGGGTGATCAACGCAGGGACGGTACTCAGGCCCGGGCAAATCGTCTACTCGGGTTCCAAAAGCCATCAACTGGCTATGCAGAATGACGGCAACCTCGTGCTTTACAACACCACGAACGGTGCCCCCGCATGGAATTCCGGCACGTCCGGAAATGCCGGAGCGTATGCAGTCTTCCAGACTGACGGCAATTTCGTGGTGTACGGGCCCAGCGGCAACGCGCTGTGGAACTCGGCGACCAGCAGCACGTCGTTCGGGCAGTATCTCGTCGTGCAGGACGACGGCAATATGGTGGTCTACGCGTCGTCCGTCCCGGTATTTGCCACATCGACCGCCGCTAGCGTATATACGAATTCCTCGAGCGGTCCGGCGGTCTGGAAGGGCGGCGTCGCGCTCGGTAGCGGCCAGAGTTTTACCTCCGGCAATGGCGCGAACGTTCTGGTCATGCAGGGAGATGGGAATCTGGTACTGCTTCGCCAGGGCGTTGCGCGGTGGAGCTCGGGTACCTATAGTCATCCGGGCGCGTTTGCGGTGATGCAAGCGGATGGCAATCTGGTCGTCTACAGTTCGACGGGCGTTCCGCTCTGGTATTCCGGCACCAGAGGCTATCCCGGCGCGGCCACATACGTTCAGGACGACGGTAACGTCGTGATCTACACGCAGATGCCGCGCTGGAGCTCGAACACCGCGGGAATCTAG
- a CDS encoding polysaccharide biosynthesis protein, which produces MLRSKASWLSLSAFLFDLTAVTAAWLFAYLVRFNGSVPSDFMGGALTALLWVLPVYALMFHLFGLYRGLWVFASLPDLMRISKAVAGGGVIVMIGAVMFQPFPIIPRSVLLVSPLMLFLVMGGARALYRATKEFYLYGGLVGQGKPVLVLGAGTAGASLARELSRSGEWRLVGLLDDDRTKQGREIYGHKVLGSFNDLKHWTDALKVEYAIIAIPSASVETQRRVATLCVRAGIKAMVLPSLTALMPGQGFLSQVRNIDLEDLLGRDAVTIDTPHVEALLRGRVVMVTGAGGSIGSELCRQILRFAPAQLVAFDLSEYAMYRLAEELRERFPDQPVLPIIGDAKDSLLLDQVMSRYAPHIVFHAAAYKHVPLMEEHNAWQALRNNVLGTYRVARAAIRHGVRHFVLISTDKAVNPTNVMGASKRLAEMACQALQQTSDGTQFETVRFGNVLGSAGSVIPKFQQQIAKGGPVTVTHPEITRFFMTIPEASQLVLQASSMGHGGEIFILDMGEPVKIVDLARDLIRLYGFSEGQIRIEFTGLRPGEKLYEELLADDETTTRTPHPKLRIARAREVPDHLLDELLPWLMQHRVLTDDEVRRDLRRWVPEYQTTVTPVLQSVPRRAIASE; this is translated from the coding sequence ATGTTGCGATCCAAAGCATCATGGCTTTCGCTGAGCGCTTTCCTGTTTGACCTGACGGCGGTCACCGCCGCGTGGTTGTTCGCGTATCTCGTCCGATTCAATGGCAGCGTTCCGTCCGACTTCATGGGCGGCGCGCTGACTGCGCTTCTCTGGGTGCTGCCGGTCTACGCGTTGATGTTCCACTTGTTCGGCCTGTACCGCGGGCTGTGGGTGTTCGCGAGCCTTCCCGACCTGATGCGGATCTCGAAGGCGGTGGCAGGCGGCGGCGTGATCGTAATGATTGGTGCCGTGATGTTCCAGCCGTTCCCGATCATTCCGCGTTCGGTGCTGCTCGTATCGCCGTTGATGCTGTTCCTGGTGATGGGTGGTGCGCGCGCGCTGTACCGCGCAACGAAGGAGTTTTATCTGTACGGTGGCCTCGTCGGACAGGGCAAGCCGGTGCTGGTGCTCGGCGCCGGCACGGCCGGCGCGAGCCTCGCGCGCGAACTGTCGCGATCGGGCGAATGGCGTCTCGTTGGCCTGCTGGATGACGACCGGACAAAGCAAGGACGTGAGATCTACGGCCACAAGGTGCTCGGTTCGTTCAATGATCTGAAGCACTGGACTGACGCGCTGAAAGTCGAATACGCGATCATCGCGATTCCATCGGCATCGGTCGAAACGCAGCGCCGTGTCGCGACGCTATGCGTGCGCGCGGGCATCAAGGCGATGGTGCTGCCATCGCTGACCGCGCTGATGCCGGGGCAGGGGTTCCTGTCGCAGGTGCGCAATATCGACCTCGAGGACTTGCTCGGTCGCGATGCGGTGACGATCGACACGCCGCACGTCGAGGCGCTGCTGCGCGGGCGTGTCGTGATGGTAACGGGCGCGGGCGGCTCGATTGGTTCCGAGCTGTGCAGGCAGATCCTCCGCTTTGCGCCTGCGCAACTCGTCGCATTCGATCTGTCCGAATACGCGATGTACCGGCTGGCCGAGGAACTGCGGGAACGCTTCCCAGACCAGCCCGTGCTGCCGATCATCGGCGACGCGAAGGATTCGCTGCTGCTCGACCAGGTGATGTCGCGCTATGCGCCGCATATCGTTTTCCACGCGGCCGCGTACAAGCACGTGCCGCTGATGGAAGAGCACAATGCTTGGCAGGCACTCCGCAACAACGTGCTCGGCACGTATCGTGTCGCGCGCGCGGCGATTCGCCATGGCGTTCGCCATTTCGTGCTGATTTCGACCGACAAGGCTGTCAATCCGACCAACGTGATGGGCGCGAGCAAGCGGCTCGCCGAAATGGCCTGTCAGGCATTGCAGCAGACGAGCGACGGCACGCAATTCGAGACGGTTCGTTTTGGCAATGTGCTCGGCAGTGCCGGCAGCGTGATTCCGAAGTTCCAGCAGCAGATCGCGAAGGGCGGCCCGGTGACGGTCACGCATCCCGAGATCACGCGCTTCTTCATGACGATTCCGGAAGCGTCGCAACTCGTGCTGCAGGCGTCGAGCATGGGCCACGGCGGCGAGATCTTCATTCTCGACATGGGCGAGCCGGTCAAGATCGTTGATCTCGCACGCGATTTGATTCGTCTGTACGGTTTCTCGGAGGGGCAGATCCGGATCGAATTTACGGGGTTGCGGCCTGGCGAAAAGCTTTACGAGGAATTGCTCGCCGACGACGAGACGACGACACGCACGCCGCATCCGAAGCTGCGGATCGCGCGTGCGCGCGAAGTGCCCGACCATCTGCTCGATGAGCTGTTGCCGTGGCTGATGCAGCACCGCGTGCTCACCGACGATGAGGTACGGCGCGATCTGCGGCGCTGGGTGCCGGAATATCAGACTACGGTTACTCCTGTGCTGCAGAGCGTACCGAGACGGGCGATTGCCAGCGAGTGA
- a CDS encoding MraY family glycosyltransferase has translation MLSFASGFIVSLLVTLFIVRYAHLHEKFSVDSDLAGVQKFHVRPVPRVGGIGILAGVVIAALILSRRYPTIAGSILGIAACGMPAFLSGLVEDLTKRVSPRARLLCTMGAAALAFWLMGIAVKRISVPPLDFLLGYVAISAFITVLAVAALANAINIIDGFNGLASMVSFMMFASLAYVAFHVGDPVVMSASIIMMGAVLGFFLWNFPAGLIFLGDGGAYFIGFMLAELAIMLVMRNREVSAWYPVLLFMYPIFETCFSIYRKKFIRGMSPGIPDGVHLHMLVYKRLMRWAVGTKHAHDLTRRNSLTSPYLWLLCLVAVIPATLFWRHTVHLFVFVVLFALTYVWLYLSIVRFRVPRWMVVRKERRGH, from the coding sequence ATGCTCAGCTTCGCGTCCGGCTTCATCGTCTCCCTGCTCGTCACCTTGTTCATCGTGCGCTATGCGCATCTGCACGAGAAATTCTCGGTCGACAGCGACCTCGCCGGCGTGCAGAAATTCCATGTGCGGCCGGTGCCGCGCGTCGGGGGCATCGGGATCCTCGCCGGAGTCGTCATTGCCGCGCTGATCCTGTCGCGGCGCTATCCGACGATCGCCGGCAGCATTCTCGGGATCGCCGCGTGCGGGATGCCGGCATTCCTGTCGGGGCTCGTCGAAGACCTCACCAAGCGCGTGTCGCCGCGCGCGCGGCTGCTGTGCACGATGGGCGCGGCCGCGCTCGCGTTCTGGCTGATGGGCATTGCGGTCAAGCGCATCAGCGTGCCGCCGCTCGATTTCCTGCTCGGTTACGTGGCGATTTCCGCGTTCATCACGGTGCTCGCAGTCGCGGCGCTGGCGAACGCGATCAACATCATCGACGGGTTCAACGGTCTCGCGTCGATGGTCAGCTTCATGATGTTCGCGTCGCTCGCGTATGTCGCGTTCCACGTGGGCGACCCGGTCGTGATGTCCGCGTCGATCATCATGATGGGCGCCGTGCTCGGTTTCTTCCTGTGGAATTTCCCGGCCGGGCTGATCTTTCTCGGCGACGGCGGCGCGTATTTCATCGGATTCATGCTGGCCGAGCTCGCGATCATGCTCGTGATGCGCAATCGCGAAGTATCGGCGTGGTATCCGGTGCTGCTGTTCATGTATCCGATCTTCGAGACATGCTTCTCCATCTACCGGAAGAAGTTCATCCGCGGGATGTCGCCGGGGATTCCGGATGGCGTGCATTTGCACATGCTCGTATACAAGCGGCTGATGCGGTGGGCTGTGGGGACCAAGCATGCGCACGATCTGACGCGGCGGAACTCGCTGACTTCACCGTATCTGTGGCTGCTGTGCCTCGTTGCGGTGATTCCGGCGACGCTGTTCTGGCGGCATACCGTGCACCTGTTCGTTTTTGTCGTGCTGTTCGCGCTGACTTATGTGTGGCTCTATCTCAGCATCGTGAGGTTCAGGGTGCCGCGGTGGATGGTGGTGAGGAAGGAACGGCGGGGGCATTGA